A genomic region of Alligator mississippiensis isolate rAllMis1 chromosome 4, rAllMis1, whole genome shotgun sequence contains the following coding sequences:
- the SOST gene encoding sclerostin, with protein MQISRAACSVCVLIQIAFRLVEGWQVFKNDATEIIPELTENTETPMEQAYSNNNNTMNQAKHGGRHPQQSLDPNDASDFSCRELRTTHYVTDGACRSIKPIKELVCSGQCVPSHLLPNSIGRGKWWRQNALDYRCIPAHTRTQRIQLACPGEETRTYKFRAVTACKCKRYTRYHNQSELKDFGKETIRPQKNKKPRLSRARSSKSNQPELENAY; from the exons ATGCAGATCTCTCGGGCTGCTTGCTCTGTCTGTGTCCTGATCCAAATTGCCTTTCGCTTAGTGGAAGGATGGCAAGTTTTTAAGAACGATGCTACAGAAATCATCCCAGAACTCACTGAAAATACGGAAACACCAATGGAGCAGGCTTACAGCAACAATAACAACACAATGAACCAGGCAAAACATGGGGGAAGACACCCACAGCAGTCTCTGGACCCTAATG ATGCCTCAGATTTTAGCTGCAGAGAGCTGCGCACCACCCATTATGTCACTGATGGGGCCTGCCGCAGCATCAAACCCATCAAGGAGCTAGTCTGCTCAGGCCAGTgtgtcccctcccacctcctccctaACTCCATTGGTAGAGGAAAATGGTGGCGCCAAAATGCTTTGGATTACCGCTGCATTCCTGCACACACTCGCACTCAGCGCATACAGCTGGCCTGTCCCGGGGAGGAGACTCGGACTTACAAATTCCGAGCTGTCACCGCATGCAAATGTAAACGCTACACTCGCTACCACAACCAGTCTGAGCTCAAGGACTTTGGGAAGGAAACCATCAGGCCTCAGAAGAACAAGAAGCCTCGTCTCTCCCGAGCCAGGAGTAGCAAATCCAACCAACCTGAGCTAGAAAATGCATATTAG